From Thermodesulfobacteriota bacterium, a single genomic window includes:
- a CDS encoding bifunctional metallophosphatase/5'-nucleotidase, with protein MKNATKTMKLRYTALIVLLMAAFAAPACDDNNGNNPPPPPPSNLVVTIFHNNDGESQLINAGAGIEDFGGIARFATLLGDLRAEADAGPGINITLNSGDNFLAGPEFNASLQKGAPYYDSIGLNRMGYDAMALGNHEFDFGPDVLEEFIISFDSPPPFVSANLVFTEEPGLQALVDDGIIVTRTIIVTEGESIGVIGATTPQLPFISSPRDVIVLGDIADIVQAEVDELTGEGINKIIFISHLQDVNEDLALAGQLNDIDVMIAGGGDELLANEGDLLVPGDELANAFGPYPLIAAGADGRDIPVVTTTGNYKYVGRLIVEFDPDGNVIAVDDVSGLVRVAGGDNPDAVPPDGFIQQNVVDPVSDYVSGLAANVIAESEVALEGRRSPGVRTEETNLGNLTADALLYQATVLAGDFGVPVPDVALQNGGGIRNDTLIPAGDITELTTFDIFPFTNFVSIVPAIPREQFKEIMENAVSAVENADGRFAQISGFSMVYDPDGTPQVLDEDLNVVTPGTRVRSIVLDTGEVIVEDGAVVPGEAIDIATIDFSARGGDMYPYRGAPFTTLGVVYQRALFNYIIDPVVEGGLGGVISAADYPEGGEGRITSAGD; from the coding sequence ATGAAAAACGCTACGAAGACGATGAAACTGCGCTACACCGCGTTAATCGTTCTGCTGATGGCCGCCTTCGCGGCTCCGGCATGCGACGACAATAACGGCAATAATCCGCCGCCACCGCCGCCGTCAAACCTGGTGGTTACGATCTTCCACAATAACGACGGCGAATCGCAGCTCATAAACGCCGGCGCGGGCATAGAGGACTTCGGCGGCATCGCCAGGTTCGCGACACTCCTCGGCGACCTCCGCGCCGAAGCGGACGCCGGGCCGGGCATCAACATCACGCTCAATTCCGGCGACAACTTCCTCGCCGGCCCCGAGTTCAACGCGAGCCTCCAGAAAGGCGCCCCCTATTACGATTCCATAGGGCTCAACAGGATGGGATACGACGCCATGGCGCTCGGGAACCACGAGTTCGACTTCGGCCCCGACGTGCTGGAGGAGTTCATAATCAGCTTCGACAGCCCGCCGCCCTTCGTCTCGGCCAACCTCGTCTTCACCGAAGAGCCGGGGCTCCAGGCGCTCGTAGACGACGGCATAATCGTCACGAGGACCATCATAGTGACGGAAGGGGAAAGTATAGGCGTCATAGGCGCGACTACCCCCCAACTGCCGTTCATATCGAGCCCGAGGGACGTCATAGTCCTGGGCGACATCGCCGACATCGTGCAGGCGGAGGTCGACGAGCTCACGGGCGAGGGCATCAACAAGATAATATTCATCAGCCACCTCCAGGACGTTAACGAAGACCTCGCGCTCGCCGGGCAGCTTAACGACATCGACGTGATGATAGCCGGCGGCGGCGACGAGCTCCTGGCCAACGAGGGGGACCTCCTCGTGCCGGGCGACGAGCTCGCGAACGCCTTCGGGCCCTACCCGCTCATCGCGGCGGGGGCCGACGGCAGGGACATTCCAGTCGTCACGACGACCGGCAACTACAAATACGTCGGCAGGCTCATAGTCGAGTTCGACCCGGATGGCAACGTCATCGCTGTAGACGACGTGAGCGGCCTCGTAAGGGTCGCAGGCGGGGACAACCCCGACGCCGTGCCGCCGGACGGATTCATTCAACAGAACGTCGTCGATCCGGTCTCGGATTACGTCTCGGGGCTCGCGGCCAACGTCATCGCCGAGAGCGAGGTCGCGCTCGAAGGAAGGCGGAGCCCCGGCGTCAGGACCGAGGAGACCAACCTCGGGAACCTCACGGCCGACGCGCTCCTTTACCAGGCGACCGTTCTCGCCGGGGACTTCGGCGTGCCAGTGCCGGACGTCGCGCTCCAGAACGGGGGCGGCATAAGGAACGATACGCTCATACCGGCTGGCGACATAACGGAGCTCACGACGTTCGACATATTCCCCTTCACGAACTTCGTATCCATCGTCCCCGCGATACCGAGGGAGCAGTTCAAGGAAATAATGGAGAACGCCGTTTCCGCGGTCGAAAACGCCGACGGGCGCTTCGCGCAGATATCGGGTTTCAGCATGGTTTACGACCCGGACGGAACGCCGCAGGTTCTGGACGAGGACCTCAACGTCGTAACCCCCGGCACGAGGGTGAGGAGCATCGTCCTCGACACCGGCGAGGTTATAGTCGAAGACGGCGCAGTGGTTCCCGGAGAGGCCATCGACATAGCGACCATAGACTTCTCGGCGAGGGGCGGCGACATGTACCCCTATCGCGGCGCACCGTTCACGACGCTCGGAGTCGTTTACCAGCGGGCGCTCTTTAACTACATAATCGACCCTGTCGTCGAGGGCGGGCTCGGCGGCGTCATATCCGCCGCCGATTACCCCGAGGGCGGCGAGGGGCGGATCACATCCGCTGGAGACTGA
- a CDS encoding OmpA family protein encodes MKAARMFLIAGLFLAAGCVSQSAYDQQVAETQQLAYLNSVYQQLNTALAAQVAADQVQIQQLQDQLQVTLVNEILFDEGGYELHAEGRKTLDQIIPALQQAQGKYIVIQGFTDDLRILEPLASRFPTNWDLAAGRAISVVRYLADNGIDPTTLAAVSFGQYHPIAPNDTPQGRAQNRRIEIDIQDQMP; translated from the coding sequence ATGAAAGCAGCAAGAATGTTTTTGATCGCGGGCCTGTTTCTGGCGGCCGGATGCGTTTCGCAATCGGCTTACGACCAGCAGGTGGCCGAGACCCAGCAGCTCGCGTATTTGAACTCGGTTTACCAGCAGCTCAACACAGCCCTTGCGGCGCAGGTCGCAGCCGACCAGGTGCAGATTCAGCAGCTACAGGACCAGCTCCAGGTCACTCTCGTGAACGAAATACTGTTCGACGAAGGCGGCTACGAGCTCCACGCCGAGGGCAGGAAGACGCTCGACCAGATCATCCCCGCGCTCCAGCAGGCGCAGGGCAAGTACATTGTCATACAGGGATTCACCGACGACCTCAGGATACTGGAGCCGCTGGCCTCGCGCTTCCCGACCAACTGGGACCTCGCCGCCGGGCGCGCAATATCGGTAGTCCGCTACCTCGCCGACAACGGCATAGACCCGACCACGCTGGCCGCCGTCTCGTTCGGGCAGTATCACCCCATAGCGCCTAACGACACCCCGCAGGGACGCGCCCAGAACAGGCGCATCGAGATAGACATCCAGGACCAGATGCCGTAA
- a CDS encoding ester cyclase, which translates to MKLSKEQMDHMIDEHFGFEAADDVEGVLSTLSQDVIHDIVGMPTGPTVGPENARGFYEHLFADLSDGKVSCIRRLYGDNFLVDESLWEGRAPGRPFGIPGNGRPLSFRLLHVVEFSGDGLIKRENVWIDLAAILQQLQ; encoded by the coding sequence TTGAAGCTTTCAAAAGAGCAAATGGATCACATGATAGACGAGCATTTCGGTTTCGAGGCCGCGGACGACGTCGAAGGGGTGTTGTCCACGCTGTCGCAGGACGTGATACACGACATAGTCGGCATGCCGACGGGGCCGACGGTCGGCCCCGAAAACGCCAGGGGATTCTACGAGCACCTCTTCGCCGACCTCTCGGACGGGAAGGTGAGCTGCATACGCAGGCTCTACGGCGACAACTTCCTCGTTGACGAATCGCTCTGGGAGGGGAGGGCTCCGGGGAGGCCGTTCGGCATTCCGGGGAACGGCCGGCCGCTCAGCTTCCGCCTGCTCCACGTCGTCGAATTCTCGGGCGACGGTCTCATAAAGCGCGAGAACGTCTGGATAGACCTCGCCGCTATACTGCAGCAGCTCCAGTGA
- a CDS encoding TetR/AcrR family transcriptional regulator → MENKGRVNQRKRTRNDILLAAGRLLSEGKSPTMDEVAEEAMVSRATAYRYFPSLEGLLVEAPIHGGVPNPGEIFSDGSIEGPEDRVDAMESALHDMMYDNELQLRALMLNSLKLSLENGGGVPVRQSRRMGFIEAALEPARAKLGKKSYKRLSAALCLFFGPESMIVFKDVLPLGKDEARRVKSWGVRTLVRAAIEESSNGAAKPKRKNPGRGKK, encoded by the coding sequence ATGGAAAACAAGGGCCGCGTAAATCAGCGTAAGAGAACGAGGAACGACATACTCCTGGCCGCCGGGCGTCTCCTCTCCGAGGGAAAGTCTCCTACGATGGACGAAGTCGCCGAGGAGGCGATGGTCTCGCGCGCCACGGCGTACCGCTACTTCCCCTCGCTCGAAGGGCTCCTCGTCGAAGCCCCGATCCACGGCGGCGTGCCCAACCCCGGCGAAATATTCTCGGACGGCTCCATCGAAGGGCCCGAGGACAGGGTGGACGCCATGGAATCCGCCCTCCACGATATGATGTACGACAACGAGCTCCAGCTCCGCGCGCTTATGCTGAACTCGCTCAAGCTGTCGCTCGAGAACGGCGGGGGCGTGCCCGTTCGGCAGAGCCGGAGGATGGGGTTCATCGAGGCCGCGCTCGAACCCGCCCGCGCGAAGCTCGGCAAAAAGAGCTACAAGAGGCTCTCGGCCGCGCTCTGCCTCTTCTTCGGGCCCGAATCGATGATAGTCTTCAAGGACGTGCTCCCGCTGGGGAAGGACGAGGCGAGGAGGGTGAAAAGCTGGGGAGTGCGGACGCTGGTGCGGGCGGCGATTGAGGAATCCTCGAACGGCGCCGCGAAGCCGAAGAGGAAAAATCCGGGAAGGGGTAAGAAATGA
- a CDS encoding SPFH domain-containing protein yields the protein MWVVIVFVVLVIITIMAGVRIVPQGFKHIVQRLGKYNKTLGPGLNIIIPYVDSIAYKVTTKDIVLDIPSQDVITKDNAVMIVNAVAYINIVSPEKAVYGVENYRIAIQNLVQTSLRSIVGEMDLDDALSSRDQIKARLKEAISDDIADWGITLKTVEIQDINPSETMQRAMEEQAAAERGRRATVTRAEGQKTAAILEADGRLEASRRDAEAQVVLAEASQAAIDKVTQAVKDNELPVLFLLGEKYIDAVSKAASSQNSKLVILPADLQAALKGIIGGIKQ from the coding sequence ATGTGGGTCGTCATAGTATTCGTAGTGCTCGTGATTATAACGATAATGGCCGGCGTGAGGATAGTGCCCCAGGGCTTCAAGCACATCGTCCAGCGGCTCGGGAAGTATAACAAGACGCTCGGTCCGGGGCTCAACATAATAATCCCCTACGTCGATTCGATAGCCTATAAGGTTACGACAAAGGACATCGTGCTCGACATCCCGTCGCAGGACGTCATCACGAAAGACAACGCGGTGATGATAGTGAACGCCGTCGCCTACATCAACATCGTCTCGCCGGAGAAGGCTGTGTACGGCGTCGAGAATTACAGGATAGCGATTCAGAACCTCGTGCAGACGTCGCTCCGTTCGATAGTGGGCGAGATGGACCTTGACGACGCCCTCTCTTCGAGAGACCAGATTAAGGCGAGGCTGAAGGAGGCTATATCCGACGACATAGCCGACTGGGGCATCACGCTGAAGACGGTCGAGATCCAGGACATCAATCCTTCGGAGACGATGCAGAGGGCGATGGAGGAGCAGGCCGCAGCCGAGAGGGGAAGGAGGGCGACAGTGACGAGGGCCGAAGGGCAGAAGACGGCGGCCATTCTCGAAGCGGACGGCAGGCTGGAGGCTTCGCGGCGCGACGCCGAGGCGCAGGTGGTCCTCGCCGAGGCGAGCCAGGCGGCGATCGACAAGGTTACGCAGGCCGTCAAGGATAACGAGCTGCCGGTGCTGTTCCTCCTGGGCGAGAAATATATCGACGCCGTGAGCAAGGCGGCGAGCTCGCAGAACTCGAAGCTCGTCATACTCCCGGCCGACCTCCAGGCGGCGCTCAAGGGAATCATCGGAGGAATTAAGCAGTAG
- a CDS encoding NfeD family protein, producing MGFEIAYWHWLVFGMLLIIAELLLPSFTIFWFGLGALAVATLLFFVPGMPLPWQLAAWAAASSVMTFLWFRYFRKIAPDRTSAGVGREAVLGERGTVVTPPDEKGHGKVRFTRPVLGSSEWLFISTDEVSIGDSVYIMDISGNTLIVEKRNPV from the coding sequence ATGGGTTTCGAAATCGCTTACTGGCACTGGCTCGTTTTCGGGATGCTGCTCATCATCGCCGAGCTGCTCCTGCCGAGCTTCACGATATTCTGGTTCGGCCTCGGCGCGCTGGCGGTCGCGACGCTCCTCTTCTTCGTCCCCGGGATGCCGCTCCCGTGGCAGCTCGCGGCGTGGGCCGCCGCGTCCTCCGTCATGACGTTCCTCTGGTTCAGGTACTTCAGGAAAATCGCCCCCGACAGGACGAGCGCCGGGGTCGGGCGCGAGGCCGTCCTCGGCGAGAGGGGTACAGTCGTAACCCCTCCGGACGAAAAGGGCCACGGGAAGGTGCGCTTCACGAGGCCGGTGCTCGGGTCGAGCGAATGGCTTTTCATATCCACGGACGAGGTATCGATAGGGGATAGCGTATATATAATGGATATATCCGGCAACACTCTCATAGTCGAAAAAAGAAACCCCGTATAA